The DNA sequence CTCCAGCTTCCCCTAGAGATAAAACTGGACAATCCCCCGGCACATCACCCAGTAAATCACCAGGTAAATTACAACTTCTTGAGCCTGCACCTGCCATTGATATGGTCTGTTGGGAACAAACTTGGCCCAAAGGCAAACCCCTAGCTCAAATCGTCTTTCCACAAGTATTACAAACCAAGACAGACCAAACCGTCGTTACGTTGTGGGCGATGCTCAAAAAACAGGAAATTGAACAGAGGCAAATTAACCGACTTTATAATAAAACCTATAAGAATTTTCTCTATTCCGTTTCTCCCCATCCCATGATTTTGTGGCTCACAGTTTTGTACGATCCAAAACAAGGCCCCAGATGGCTCAGATATTATATGGATCTCAAAAGCAATAAAGGTAAACGTTTAGCCAACCTCATCGCCCATACCGGACGTTACTGCCTATTATTTTTTGCCTTAGAAGAACCAGGGCGTTGTGCTGATGCAATCAGTATTAATGTGAATCACTCTCAACGGCAACGGCTGCAAGATTGGGCCAACACCAGTGATTCTATGGCTGGCGGTCAACCAACACGCAGTAAAGAACTGCTGCAAAAAGAATTTGAAAAACTCCAACCCCAAATCATGATGAAGTTAGAAGCCGGAGTCCCAGATTCTTCTTTTTAGTCCTATCAAACCCGGTTAAACCCCTATGATGAAAAATCATCGTAGGGTGGGCAGGAAGAAAAGCGACATAATCAAAATTCTACCAGCATACCCTGCCCACCTTATATCAATTAAAAATTAAAAACAATCCCCTAGTGCCTGGGGGAGAAGTAAAGAATCGGATGCCAACTGCGCCGCAAAATTTTATTACTGATGCTCGGTGATGACCATTCTAGAATCCGATTTTTGCGATTGGAAGAAACAGCGATCGCACTAATATCATGCATTAACGCCGACTCAAAAATCTGAGGAATGATTTCCCCCTGCCGCACTTCAAGCTCGATCTCTAAATTCAGACTCGATAAGTCTTCCTTCACTTTCTCAAGCTCAGTGTGCGCTTTCTCCAATTCATAGTTGACATCTTTATATTCTCGCCGACTCCCTTCTTCGACCACCCACACCAGTAGAAGCTTCTCTAGGGAGTGATCTGGCCGGTTTTGGGCATAGTCTTTGACTCGTTGTAACAAATATTGAGCGCTGGGACTGCCATCATAAGTGAGCATTAAATACCGAAACAGATAACGACACCGCAGATCCAACTCTTCAGAAGTATAAGTAGAAACCAGTTGGGGGCGCAAAACCATAATCGGAATATCCGTATGTTCGGCTAAACTCCGACTGGTACTGCCAAAAAATTGCTCATCCATGAGGGTATGGATATTCGCACCCATGATGATCACATCAGAATCATGTTTTTTAGCCACCTCTAGAATCGTTTCATGGGGCTTGACGGAAGGAACGACTTCACCCTTAACTTCTAGACTATCGGCAATATTCGGACGCAGAACCGATAAGCGAGATTTTGCCCACTCAATCTTCTCATTATCCGCTTTAGGAATAATCCCTTCTAAGGCGACACAATGGGTAAATACAACTTGCTCTAAACCACTTTGAGCTAGAGCAGGAACTGAGTTGACGAGACGATATAATCCATCCGATAAATCCGTTGAGATTAAAGCACGCTTGAACATAGGGGTAAGTGTAATACCGAAGTGTTAATCTACCCTTACCCTAACACTGCCAAGCCGGAGTTAGACGCAGAACAGCACAAATCTTGAGCTTCTACTTCTCGATAGATACAATAAGCTGCCCTGAATCTAGTCTAAACCCCACTCGTGTTTGATGAACTGCTGGTACATGGTTTCTCGCAACATCATCTGCTCATAGAGCTTCACCAGGAATTCCTGAGCTTGCTCGCGACTCATCTTCTCCACTTGGGTTTGGAAAGACCGAAGACTAAATTGTTGTTCTAGGGAGAGTTGCATGGGTTCGTTCATCGAAGGCTCCTCAATTTAGATTCAGTAGGACTCAGAACAGCGCTATGTGCTGGTCATGGGTCATGGATAGAAAGGTAATAGCAAGGTGAGACACTTATCTCTAAAGATGTTGCCCCTATTGCCCATCAGTCCAATTGCCTCATACCTAAGCACGTCACGCGATATTACAAAATATAACAAATGTTTGACAGATTGACCACATTACTTTCTTGTCTTGATGATGTTGTAGCAAGTTCACAGGAGTAAAAATGCTCACCATGAACAAATCCCTAGTTTTTTGTCCAGAGATTTGAGGAGGAAGTCGGAAGTGGGAAAAACGTTTGACTATCCCTCTTTTGTCACTTTCCGTGCTAAAGAATAGGAAATTTGCCAATTATCCGGAAGCATAAAAGGATTTAACTTGATTAACGGTATTTATCAATTTATTAAATCCTCGTAATAAATATGTTCACTTTTAGTTTCGATCCGATTATTCACCTGAGCGATGAACAGTGTTAATTTTTAATTGATCTTGACTTCATCTTTGAGGGGATTTCCTTGCTCGAAATCCGTGATACTGGCAATGGTTGTGCCGGTAATTTGGGACATGGCTTCGTAGGTGAAGAACCCTTGGTGAGAGGTGATCAAAACATTGGGGAACGATTGCAGTAGTTGGATGGTGTCATCTTGGATGATGGTGTTGGATAAATCCCGGAAAAACAGGGTATCTTCCTGTTCGTAAACATCAATCCCCAAATAACCAATCTGACCGGATTTGATCCCTTCAATGGCGGCTTTTGTATCGATGAGTGGGCCGCGACTGGTGTTGATGAGCATCATTCCCGGTTTCATCTGAGCGATGGTGTTTCGGTTGATCAAATGATGGTTTTCTGGGGTGAGAGGACAGTGCAGGGAAATAATGTCTGAGTTGGCTAATAACTCCGGGAAATCAACATAACGAGCATCCCCGATCGCCTCAAAATTGGCATTAGGATACAAATCATATCCCAGCAGATGACAGCCAAAGCCGTGCAGAATTTGGGCGAGAATCAAGCCAATTTTGCCCGTGCCAACAATGCCGACGGTACGACCATGGAGGTCAAATCCCATGAGACCATTGAGGGAGAAGTTATCATCACGGACTCGATTGTAAGCCTTATTCAGCTTGCGGTTGAGCAACAGAATCATCCCCACCACAAACTCGGCTACTGAGTAGGGGGAATAGACACTCACGCGCACCACTTTGATGCCCAATTCGGCTGCGGTAGACAAGTCCACATTGTTAAATCCGGTGCAGCGCAGGGCGATTAGCTTTGTGCCCTGTTGTGCCAAAATTTCCAGGGTTTCCTTGCCCACATTGTCATTGACAAACACGCAAATGGCGGGACACCCATCGGCGAGGGAAGCAGTTTTGGGTTCGAGCAGAGTGTCAAAGTAAATAAACTCGTGATTGGCGTTAGCAGCAGCATTGGCGGCATCGAGAAATTGGCGATCGTAGGGTTCGGTACTGAAAACGGCAACTTTCATGGGGTTTGTCCTGTTTGAAGTTTTCGATTGGGTCACAGTCAGTAGTGCGATGATCTTATCTCAATTAAAAATGGATATGGGTTGGGGATACGACAAAGCAAGGAGTACGAGCAAGATACTCGCTGTTATCTAAAAGGAGTGCGAGCATCTTGCTCGCTGTTGTCTGCCCTAGCGAGCGAGACGCTCGCACTCCCTAAAACCTAAAGATGGCAGTAGGATAGATCTAAGCTGGGTTAATGAACAATTATGGGTAATACCTTCGGGCATTTATTTCGGATTACAACGTTTGGGGAGTCCCATGGCGGTGGGGTTGGGGTGATTATTGATGGCTGTCCACCGCTCCTGGAGATTTCAGCAGAGGAGATTCAGGTGGAGTTGGATCGCCGTCGGCCGGGACAGAGTAAAATCACAACACCGCGTAAGGAAACGGATACCTGTCAGATTCTCTCTGGGGTGTTTGATGGCAAAACCCTGGGGACTCCGATCGCGATTTTGGTTCCCAATAAGGATACTCGGCCCCAAGATTATGATGAGATGGCGCAGAAATATCGGCCGTCCCATGCGGATGCGACCTATGATGCGAAATATGGGATTCGGAATTGGCAAGGTGGGGGACGCTCTTCGGCACGGGAAACCATTGGTCGGGTGGCTGCCGGGGCGATCGCCAAAAAAATCCTTAAACAGGCCGCTGGCGTGGACATTATCGGCTATGTGAAGCGTATTCAAGATTTAGAGGCGATCGTCGATCCCGAAACCGTCACCCTCGAACAAGTCGAAAGTAATATCGTTCGTTGTCCCGATCCGGAAGCCTACGAACGGATGATCGATCGCATCGAAGCCATTAAAAAAGAAGGCGACTCCCTCGGTGGAGTCGTCGAATGTGTCGCTCGTCATCTGCCCAAAGGTCTAGGAATGCCCGTTTTTGATAAGCTAGAGGCCGATTTAGCCAAAGGGGTGATGTCTCTACCTGCGAGTAAAGGATTTGAGATCGGTTCTGGGTTTGCCGGAACCCTGCTCACCGGGAGCGATCACAACGATGAATTTACCCTAGATGAGGGAGGACAAGTCCGCACCGCCACCAACCGCTCCGGAGGCATTCAAGGGGGAATTTCCAATGGCGAATCGATTATTCTCCGAGTCGCGTTTAAACCCACCGCCACCATTCGCAAAGAACAGCGTACAGTAACCAAGGACGGGCAAGAAACCCTTCTAGCCGCTAAAGGTCGTCACGATCCTTGCGTTTTACCCAGAGCCGTGCCTATGGTAGAAGCAATGGTTGCTCTGGTTTTATGCGACCATCTCCTACGTCACCAAGGTCAATGCGGAACACTCAATCATGATTAGTCAGGACTCTTCTTCACTCTTTGAGGTTCAATTTTGGGGGGTACGGGGGAGTGTCCCCGCCCCCGGCCCGGAAACAGTGCGCTATGGTGGCAATACCTCCTGCCTAGAAATGCGGATTGGAGAGCGACACTTTATTTTTGATGGCGGAACCGGCTTACGGGCACTCGGCGATCGCCTCTCCACAGAATCCCCCCTGGATATCAATATGTTTTTTACCCATTACCATTGGGATCATATCCAAGGTGTGCCCTTTTTCATCCCCCTATTTACCCCAGGCAATCACATCCATGTTTGGGGAGATGTCCCCGACTCCAGCGAGTCCCTAGAAGACCATTTCCATCACGCCATTCTCCATATCAATTCCCCGGTTCCCTCACCCATCCCCAAGGCAGAGATGCAATTTTCTAAGCTAACGCCGGGAAGTGTGATTAGCCTAGACGGAATCGAGATTGAAACGGGACATCTCAATCATCCCAATGGAGCAATGGGGTATCGGATTACTTGGCAAGGACACACGGCAGTTTATTGTACAGATACGGAGCATTATAGCGATCGCCTCGATCCAGATGTCCTTAAATTGGCTCGTGATGCCGATATCCTCATCTACGATGCCATGTACACCGACAACGAATACAGCAACCCCAAATCCTCTAAAGTCGGTTGGGGTCATTCTACCTGGCAAGAAGGAGTCAAAGTCGCCGAAGCCGCCGGGGTGAAAAAGCTAGTCATTTTCCACCACGAACCCAATCACGATGACGATACCCTCGACCAGATCCAAGAGGACGTTCAACACCATCGCCCGAATACGGTTTTGGCCCGCGAAGGCATGATTTTAAGCCCGATTGACCCTTAGTCTATCCTTCGTCTTCAGAAGGGTCTTCAGGCGGTTTTTCTAAGCCTAACTGGTGTTTGCTTTGTTCAAGTTCTAGCCATAACTGCCGAATTTGTTCATAGGCTTGGATAGGGGTAATCTTGCCACCGGTTTCTAAAGAACAAATATAGGTTACTTTTTGGGCAAATTCTTGCAAGTTAGCATCAAAAACCAGATATTCTGGCTTAAACTCACCGTAATATCGACTACGAGGATACAAAAATTCAGATGGGTCAGCCATAGAGCATGTCCTTGAGGATCTAAAATTAGGCCCACTATAACAAGTGTGTATCTCGTCAGTCGTGAGTCGCCATCAGTTTTGAGTTATCACAACTCCCTGTATCCTCCCTATGGGCCCAAGTCTCCATCAATTTGATAACTCAACCACCCCGTTCCCTCTGCCGTGGGGCGCAAAAGTCGCCAGGTTTCTCCTTCGATCTGTTGTTGAACATAAACTTCAAAGGGATTTTGGCGCTGTTTAATGGTTTGCTCAGAGAGTTGGATATTGAGGTTATAGGTTCCTTGAATATGGAAGGTGGGTAATTTCTGGTCGCGCAGGCGATCGCTGTTGGTAATCTGAATTCCTTTAACGTCGAGTTGGGGCGATCGCTCAAGATGCAGGGGAGACTTGAGTTGTTCTTGAGTCAGATTCAGTTGCAGGGCGATCGCCTTCTTCACCAGAGCTTGACTGGGACTGCTTCCCGTGCCACTACAAGCCACCAGCAACCCGATCAGAACCATAACCATCAGTCTACCGATCCATTTCCATACTCTATCCATAACCGCACGATTACTCTGTCAGACCAATCCCATTGTATCGGCTTAGAGTCAGGTTTGATAAGGGAACCCAATCCCAGAATGAACGTCTTAGTTTCTTCGTCTTAGTCGATCTGAGTGTAGAAGGGTTAACATCTCAAATCTAACATGCTATAAATAGGGAGAAGCACAGATGAGGGGTAAACACCTTGAGAACACAAGACCCTCAAGGGTTTTACCCCCTACAGTTGCATCTACCAAAAAGGTCAAGAAGCTCATGGAAATTTGGGTCATTAGTTTATTTCTTATTGGTCTAGGTTTAGCCGGTTTTGGTACAATCTGGACGATGGTTATCTCGTTTAGCGAAAGTATTTTTTGGGGAATTTCTTATGTCTTTTTACCCTTGATTGGTGCAATTCTATTTATTTCCATGAAATGGCATAAGAAAACAGTAAAAATTAGCCTTTTTACTCAACTAATCGGTGCAGCTTTAATGCTCACGAGCGGAATTTTAGTGATCCTTCAAAATTGGAGTTTTCAAAATATTATTGCTCGCTGGAAT is a window from the Roseofilum capinflatum BLCC-M114 genome containing:
- a CDS encoding universal stress protein, encoding MFKRALISTDLSDGLYRLVNSVPALAQSGLEQVVFTHCVALEGIIPKADNEKIEWAKSRLSVLRPNIADSLEVKGEVVPSVKPHETILEVAKKHDSDVIIMGANIHTLMDEQFFGSTSRSLAEHTDIPIMVLRPQLVSTYTSEELDLRCRYLFRYLMLTYDGSPSAQYLLQRVKDYAQNRPDHSLEKLLLVWVVEEGSRREYKDVNYELEKAHTELEKVKEDLSSLNLEIELEVRQGEIIPQIFESALMHDISAIAVSSNRKNRILEWSSPSISNKILRRSWHPILYFSPRH
- a CDS encoding NblA/ycf18 family protein, translated to MNEPMQLSLEQQFSLRSFQTQVEKMSREQAQEFLVKLYEQMMLRETMYQQFIKHEWGLD
- a CDS encoding 2-hydroxyacid dehydrogenase, which translates into the protein MKVAVFSTEPYDRQFLDAANAAANANHEFIYFDTLLEPKTASLADGCPAICVFVNDNVGKETLEILAQQGTKLIALRCTGFNNVDLSTAAELGIKVVRVSVYSPYSVAEFVVGMILLLNRKLNKAYNRVRDDNFSLNGLMGFDLHGRTVGIVGTGKIGLILAQILHGFGCHLLGYDLYPNANFEAIGDARYVDFPELLANSDIISLHCPLTPENHHLINRNTIAQMKPGMMLINTSRGPLIDTKAAIEGIKSGQIGYLGIDVYEQEDTLFFRDLSNTIIQDDTIQLLQSFPNVLITSHQGFFTYEAMSQITGTTIASITDFEQGNPLKDEVKIN
- the aroC gene encoding chorismate synthase; its protein translation is MGNTFGHLFRITTFGESHGGGVGVIIDGCPPLLEISAEEIQVELDRRRPGQSKITTPRKETDTCQILSGVFDGKTLGTPIAILVPNKDTRPQDYDEMAQKYRPSHADATYDAKYGIRNWQGGGRSSARETIGRVAAGAIAKKILKQAAGVDIIGYVKRIQDLEAIVDPETVTLEQVESNIVRCPDPEAYERMIDRIEAIKKEGDSLGGVVECVARHLPKGLGMPVFDKLEADLAKGVMSLPASKGFEIGSGFAGTLLTGSDHNDEFTLDEGGQVRTATNRSGGIQGGISNGESIILRVAFKPTATIRKEQRTVTKDGQETLLAAKGRHDPCVLPRAVPMVEAMVALVLCDHLLRHQGQCGTLNHD
- a CDS encoding MBL fold metallo-hydrolase, with the translated sequence MISQDSSSLFEVQFWGVRGSVPAPGPETVRYGGNTSCLEMRIGERHFIFDGGTGLRALGDRLSTESPLDINMFFTHYHWDHIQGVPFFIPLFTPGNHIHVWGDVPDSSESLEDHFHHAILHINSPVPSPIPKAEMQFSKLTPGSVISLDGIEIETGHLNHPNGAMGYRITWQGHTAVYCTDTEHYSDRLDPDVLKLARDADILIYDAMYTDNEYSNPKSSKVGWGHSTWQEGVKVAEAAGVKKLVIFHHEPNHDDDTLDQIQEDVQHHRPNTVLAREGMILSPIDP
- a CDS encoding DUF7219 family protein, which encodes MADPSEFLYPRSRYYGEFKPEYLVFDANLQEFAQKVTYICSLETGGKITPIQAYEQIRQLWLELEQSKHQLGLEKPPEDPSEDEG